The genomic segment TCACCTGGTTGGCGATATCATCGCGAGTCTCTGCCGTGAGCGGGTCAACCTGTTCGGGGGGCATCTTGTGACCGCGGAGCCAGTCGAGCGGGGACGGGATCAGCCACGCGGTGACGACGAGGGCCATGAGCGCACACACCACCCCCGCCGGGCGCCACCAGCGGCGGGCGAGCTTTTGCCCCGCGTACCATGTGCCGGTCCGCGGGCCGCGGATCGCCTCACCGTTCAGGAACCGGCGCAGGTCATCGGCCAGCGCGGCGGCGGAGGCGTACCGCTCGGCCGGTTCCTTCACCAGGCACTTGCGGCAGATGAGATCGAGTTCGCGGGGCACGTCGCGGATGCGCCGGGTGACCGGTTCCGGTTCGTCGCTCACCACCTGCCGGATGACCGACCACGCGTCCGACCCGCGAAACGGCACGGACCCGCACAGGCACTCGTACAGTACCACGCCGAGCGCGTACACATCGGCGGCCGGGCCGATGTTCTTCGTATCGCCCCGGGCCTGCTCCGGAGCCATGTACGCCGGCGTACCCATCACCGCACCGGTCTGGGTCAGTTCGGCCCCGCCGCGTTTCGCCAGCCCGAAGTCCGTCACCTTGGGCTCCCCCCAGGTGCCCGACGAATCGCGCGGCGCGTCGAGCAGGACGTTGTGCGGCTTGAGGTCGCGGTGGACGATGCCGCGGTCGTGTGCGGCCTGCACCCCGCCGGCGATTTTGATGAGGAGTTCGGCGGCGGCTCGGGGCGCCAGCCTCCCCGCCGCCCGGAGGTACTGTGACAGGCTGCCGCCCTCCAGACACTCCATCGCCATGAACGGGTGCCCGTCCACCTCTCCGCTGTCGAACACTTGAATCACGTTCGGGTGCTTGATCTCGGCAACCGCCTGTGCTTCCGCGACGAACCGGGCGAGTTCACGCGGGTCGGCGTGGCGTGCGCCGAGAACCATCTTGAGCGCAACGATTCGGTTCAGTCTCAGGTGTCGGGCCTTGTAAACGACCCCCATTCCGCCCCGCCCGAGTTCGCCGAGGATCTGGTAGCCCGGAACGACCACCCGTCCCAAAGCGCCCGCCGCTCCCCGAGCCGCGTCGGGATTTTGAACGAGCGTCTCAGTATAGCCTCCGGGTATCGAACTGCCGATCGCGGTGTCTGGAGGCGGGCCTGATGAAATGGACGCCGGAGGTTCCGACGGGGGCGAGAGTTGCGTTTCGTCAATCATAACAACAGCCGGCGCGGACACGAGGGGGCCGTTAACAGCTCCCACTGTCATAAACATACCACATATCAATTTCGGACGTTGTAAAAGCGGGGTACGGAAGAGGGACCGTTTGCTTTTCGGGGGGATAAGGTTTGGGTGCCGCCATGAGATTGTGCTGTCACTCGTGGCCGCCTTCTTTGCCGGCCCCGGCTTCGGCCCCGTGTCCGCCTTCGGACCCGTGCCCACCGCCCTCTTTGCCGTGTAGCCGTTCCTCGCGGTCCTCGCGCGCCTCCAGTACGGCCTTTCGCAACGGACGAATCGCAAACGGGTCCGGGAGCCGGTGCCCCTCGGCGCGGTAGGCCAGGTAGATCGGGCGACCGTGCGACGGATCAGCGGACGGGGCGAGGAAGACCCGCCCGAGGTGCAAGCGCACACCGCTGTAGTCAGTGCCGAACGTCCCGTCGTAAACCGGTCCGGTCGCCGATCCCGGCCCGCGTGCGACGAGGCTGTTGTTCCGGATACTTCCGCCCCCGATGTACCCGCCGTTGTCGTACCGCGTGACCCCGGGAATCGCCATCTGCGACACGCTCTGCGGATACCCGGCCCGCGCCGCCGAGTGCTCGACGGGCCGGCGCGGCAGCGGCGTGCGCTCCGCGATCCGCTGGAGCCACGGCCGATCGTCGGCGCGTCCCGTGGGCAACGCACAAGCGAACGCAAGGCCCACGAGGGCGATTAAGCAGCGCATGGGACACCGGTAGCTCTGGGGGAAAGCCGAAAATGCCGCTGGCGCCGGGCGGTGGCGCGGCCCACCCGCCCGACGCGACCGGCGCTCTCTCCCTATTATCGGCTCGCTCACCCTTCGGGGTTGCGGTCCGTTTTCTGGTACGGCAGCCGGACGCCGCGGAAGACGACGCTGTCGGCCCGGAGGTCGAGCGGAGCGTCGTACCCCGACTCGCCGGCGATGGTCGCCACGTCGTCCTGATCGACGCCGTCGCCGCTCACCCCGAACCCGCCGAGCAGGGTCCGGTGATTGGTCCCACCGTACAGCGCCGCGCTGCCCGGGAAGAACACGACCCCGTTCTGGTTGAGCGGGTTGTACGGGTCGTGGAAGTTGGTCTGCGGGTTGAACGCGGCGTACCCGACCGCGGACTGGTACGCCGAAGCCGGCGCCGCCGGGCCGATCGTCAGCCCGTTGGACTGGTTGGTGCCGCTCGCGTTGTCATTCAGGATGGAGAAGTAGCCGGGCGGCGCGCCGTTGATGCCCTCGGGGTAGAACGGCTCGGCCAGGAACCGAAACGTGCGGGCGGTGAACGCGGTGCCGGCGGCGACGCCGGGCAACTGGTCGCTCGCCTGGAGTTCCGTGGGGTTATCGTAGTAGGCCACGTTTCGCGCTTTTGCCACGGCCACGTCGATCGAGAACATCGTCGCGTCCGGCTCGCGGTACAGGCCGACAACGTTGCCGGCCAAATCCGTCACGGCGAACACGTATTTTGCTGGCGAACCTGCGGGGAGGCGGATCGCGGCGCGGGTGATGTTCGCCTGATTGAGCCCCTGGGTGATGACGTCGTCCACTTGGGCGGCCGTGATGCCGACACCGTCGTGTGGCGTCACCAGCCAGCCGGACGGGGTGGGCTGGCCGTCGCGCAGGGTCGTGCCGTCGGACGCGACCTGGAGATTCGTGCCGTTGTTCGGGTCGCCGCGCCCGACCGCATTGCCTTCCGCGAGAAGCGTTTGTCCCCCTTTTACCGACCCGCCGGGGCCGAACACGTCGAGCTGAATACCGACGAGGTCGATTCGGCCGGCGGGGTCGCCGAAGCCGGCCGGTAGTGCGATGCCGCCGATGGTTCCGACCGGGTTGATCGGAACCGAGCCGATCGCGCTCGTCGTGCCGCCCACCGCCGCGAACGCCATCCACTCGGCCTCCAGCGAGAGGTCCGGCTTGGTCGGATCGTACGTGGCGCTGAGGGACGAGTTCTCCTCCGACGCGTATCCCGTTTTGCCGGGGAAGAAGACGCCGATGCCCCCGACCACCTGCCCGTTCTTGTAGATCGGAATCCCGCCGGGGAGCGTGGCGATGCCGCGCGACTGCGCGTTGGGCAGCAGGCCCGACTGGTACCCGTAGGAGTCGGGCGCGTAGAGCGTCGCCTGGCCGGCCGGCACATATGTCTGGTCGATGTTGAAGCGCCCGGGCAAAAGGGTTCCGTTCGCGCTGATCGAGCGGTCGCGGTTGGTGAGTTCGATCTGGGCCAGGTCCACCTGAGGGGTGTTCGCGATGTTCGGGGGGAAGTGGCCCCCGATGCCGACCGGCGCGACCAGCCCGGGTCCGTAGAGGGTCGAGTTCGTGTCGGTAACGTCCGGGTTCGAGTCCACCTCGCGCTGGGTGATGGTGGACTGACTGATGTACTGAACGGTACGGGACGTGAGCGGCGCCTGGTCGTTAGCAAAGTAAGCACCCGTTAGCGCCAGCGAGTAGGCGCCGTCCACGGCGAACACGAGGTTGTTCACGTTACTCGTGATCGCCGGGTCCACGCCGCTCTCGACGCGGACCCCGAGGATGCGGCCGTTACGGTCCGTGACGACGATGATGGCGTTGTTCGCGGCGGACGCCGCCGCGGCCCGCTGCAACAGCGTGTTGACTTCGGACGAGGTGAGCGTCGCTTCGGGCACGACCGCCACGAACCCGGGCGGCAGCGCCTGGAGGGTCAGATCGTCCGGCCCGGGAAACACCATGTCCGTCGAGTACACGTTGAAGAACTCGCTCCGGCCGCCGCCCCCGTTGAACGAGTTGCCGGCCGCGCCCCCGAAGAGGTAGTTCCGGCCGGTGCCGCCGGTCATCGTCGTGGCGCCCCCGCCGGCAACGAACTTGTTCGTCCCGTTGTCGCCCGTGATCGCGGCCGGTTGGGTCACATTGGGATCGATAATCACCGTGTTGTAAGCGCCCGCGGCGTTCACCACGATCTGGGTGACGGCGGTGGACGCGAACGCGCCGATTTGCAGCGTGCCGTCGAGAACGTAGATCGTCGTTCCGTCCGTGTACACGCGGATCCGGTCGTCGGCCTGGGTGCCCGTAACGGTCAGGGTGCCCGCCGCGAGCGTGGCCGCGGAGAACACCTCCCGCGTTTCCAGCTTCTCGAAGCCCAGGAAGGCGCGTCGGAAGGCGCTTCGGATTTCGGCGGTGTGCATGGCCGTGCCCGCGAACAACGGAATCGTCTCTGTCCTCTCAATCGGCCGCCCGGCTCTCTTATCTACACAGATTTACCAGCATTCTCGATACAACCGGAAGAATCCTCATGACCGGCACATTCGGAACCGATGTGTAAGGGCGAGGCACCGCCCGGGGCGTGTCCCTCGGTTCGTGCGACGTTTGGGGGAACGGACATGAGCCGCGTCTCGAAGCTCGGTCGGTGGGTCGCGGGCGGATTGTTGGGCGTTGCCGGCGCCGCCGCGCCCGGCGATGAGCCGGCGTCGATCGCTCCGGCGCCGCGCGCAGTCGTGCCCGTTGTCGATATGATTCCCGCGCCACACGCGGTGGCACCGACCGCCGACAAGGCCCCGGCGCCCAGAACACCAGGAGCGAAACCCGTTGTCGCAGCGGCCGCGGCGCCGTTCATGCCGGTGGCGCCATCGGACCGGTCGCCCGCCGGGACACCCGCGCCGCTGCCAGTACCGGCGCCCGTTCCCGGGCCGCTCCCGCCGGGGTTCGTTCCGCCGTCCGTCGCCCTGCCGGAACTCGGCGCGCCCGTTGTCTCGGCGGCAGGCACTCGGCCGGGCCAGCCGCCAAACCCAACCCCAAAAGACACCACCCGCCAGCCGATCGACCGGCTCCTGGAACCGACGAGTCCGACCGGACCGGCTGCCCCGAGCGAACCCGTACCACCGCCGTACGTGTACTTCCCGACCCTCGGCTTCGCCGGGAAGAGCGGCGTGCTGCCGCGGTCCGGCGGGAACGAGGAGTTCGAGACGGTCGAGGACCGGTGGCGCATCGGGTTCCCGGAGTGGGACCGGTACGGCCTGGGGCACCCGCGGGTGTTCGACTACCCGTACCGCCTCGGCCGGTGGTTCGACCCGTACAACCAGAACGTTCTCAAGGGCGACTACCCGATCATCGGGCAGCACACGTTCCTCGAGATCACCGGTACGAACAGCACGATCTTCACCGGGCGCATGGTCCCGACGGCGACGACCCCGTTCGAGAGCACCGCCCGGCCGTTCACCACCGAGTTCTTCGGCCGCCCGGGGCAGTTCGTGTTCTCGAACACGACGATGATCTCGGTGGACCTGTTCCAGGGCGACGCGGCGTTCAAGCCCAACGACTGGCGGTTGAACCTGACGCCGGCCGTGAACGTCAACACGCTGGCCGCGCAGGAACTGGCGGTCGTCAGCCCGGACGTGCGCAAGGGCCTGAACCGCGACCGGTCGTGGACGACCATTCAGCAGGGGTTCGCCGAGTACAAGTTGGCCGACCTCAGCCCGCAGTACGACTTCGTATCGGTCCGGGCCGGCATCCAGCCGTTCACGAGCGACTTCCGGGGCTTCATCTTCAGCGACGTGAACCGCGGCGTGCGCCTGTTCGGGAACCTGGACGGGAACCGCACGCAGTACAACATGGCGTACTTCGCGCAGTTGGAGAAGGACACTAACAGCCAGCTGAACACCTTCACCAACCGCAACCAGAACATCGTGGTCGCGAACCTGTATCGGCAGGACTTCCTGTTCCCGGGGTACACGGCGGAGTTCAGCTTCCACTACAACAACGACAACCCCTCGCTCAAGTTCGACAAGAACGGGTTCCTGGTCCGGCCGGACCCGGTGGGCGTGTTCCAGCCGCACGAGATCGACGCGTACTACCTGGGCTGGGCCGGCGACGGGCACATCGACCGGTTCAACATCTCGCACGCCTTCTACTGGGTGCTGGGCCGCGACACGATGAACCCGCTGGCCGGGCAGTCGCAGTCGATCAGCGCCCAGATGGCGGCCGTGGAACTCTCCTACGACCGGGACTGGGCGCGGTTCCGCGTGAGCGGCCTGTACCAGTCGGGCGACGGCAACGCGAACAACGGGCACGCGACGGGCTTCGACGGCATCCTCGACAACCAGAACTTCGGCGGCCTGTTCGGGTACTTCCGGCAGACCCGCATCCCGCTGTTCGGGGTTGGGCTCAAGAACGACCAGAGCAACTTCGTGGACCTGCGGTCGAGCCGGATCCAGGGGCAGAGCAACTTCGTGAACCCCGGTCTGTGGCTGGGCAACCTGGGCGTGGACATCGACCTCACCCCGCGGCTGCGGTCCATCAACAACGCCAACGTGCTCTGGTACGACAAGACGAACACGCTGGAAACGTTCCTGTTCCAGAGCCACATCGACCGGTTCATCGGCGTGGACCTGGGCTCCGGCCTGGAGTACCGCCCGCGGCTGACCAACAACGCGATCTTCCTGGGCGGCCTCGGGGTGCTGATCCCCGGCGCCGGGTTCCGCGAGCTGTACAACGCCCAGAAGAGCAAGGTGCCGAGCCTGTTCAACGGGTTCTTCCAAATGACCTTCACGTTCTGATCGGCTGAGCCGGGAACGAACCGCCGACGCATCATGTGCGATCGCGTGGACGACTTTTTCTCTGGGGGCCGCGGGCGTCTCGCCCGCTTTTGGCAAAGAAGCGGGCGAGACGCCCGCGGCCCCCGGGAAAAAAGCGTCCCTAGCAACTTGCTATCAGCGGTCCGGTCCCGCTTTCACGGTTCTCATTCTCCCGCCTCCCACCACGACTTCATCAAGACGCTGCTTCGGCTCTCTTGACGCCCGCCCGGGCGCTTCCGCCGAATTCTCCTTGCGAAAGGCCGCGGAGAAACTTATCCCTATTACTTCATCACAGGCTCGATGCCCTTAACTCTCCCCCCGCGGTCGATGTCGCTACCCGTCGTTCTGTTCGCTCTCGTCGCTACCGCGACGGCCGTTTCCGCCGTCGGCGTGGTCGCGTCGCGCGACGTGGTGCGGATGGCCCTGTGGCTGCTGTTCACGCTCGTGGGCGTTTCACTCGTTTACTTCCTCCTCGGCGCCGAGTTCGCCGGCGCGGCGCAGCTCCTGGTTTACGTGGGCGGGACGCTCGTGCTGGTCGTGTTCGGCGTCATGCTCACCGCCCACGGGCCGCTCCGCGCGTTGCACACGCGACGGGCCGAGTGGGTGGTCGCGGGCGCGCTCGGGCTGGCCTTGTTCGCGTTGCTCACAATGGTGTCGCTCCAACTCGGCACGCCGCAACCCGACCCGGACACCGAACGCCCGGGAACGGGCCAACTCGGTCTGAGCTTCCTCGGCGTGGTGGAGACGAGTCCGTCCGGTCGCTTGTCCGGGGTGCCGGCTGATAAGGCCCTCTATCGGACCCGCAGCGCGTACCTGTTGCCGTTCGAGATCGTGTCGGTTCACCTGCTCGTGGTACTGGTCGGCGCGGCGTACCTGGCGCGCGCGAAGCGGCGGGTGAACCCATGAGCGACGTGGGACTGACGCCCTTCCTGGTGCTGAGCGCGTTCCTGTTCGCGTGCGGGGTGACCTGTGTCGCGGTCAAGCGCAACGCGATCGGCATCCTCATGGGGGTGGAGCTGATTCTCAACGCCGGGAACGTGAACCTCGTCGCGTTTTCGCGGTTCAATACGGGCTTCCGCCTGGAAGGCCAGGTGTTCGCCCTCATGGTCGTCGTGCTGGCCGCAGCCGAAGCCGCCGTCGCGCTGGCGATCATCCTCAACTTCTACAACAACCACGCCACAGTCGATGTGGACGAGGCCGACGATCTCAAGGGGTGACCCCCGACATGGACCCGCTGTTCCAGTACGTCGTCGTGTTCCTGGTCGTGCTTCTGGTGGCGTACCAGATCGTCGCGATCCGGTTCAGCGTGGCCCGCGTCGAGCGGAAGGTGGCTCACATTGCCGCGTTCCTGCGGATCGACACGTCTCGGGCGCCGCCGCCCTCCGACCGGGTGAAAGAACTGGCCCGGCAGCCGGGCGGTCGGATCGCGGCCGCGCGGGCGTACAGCGCCGACACCGGTTTGGGGATCGTCGAATCCGCCGCGGCCGTTGATGATTATCTCGCGTCCCAGGACGAATGACCGAACACCATGTACGACTGGTTCCAAGCCGTTCCCGGGCGCCTGTACGTCGCCGGCACGCTCCTGCCGCTCGCGGCGTTCGTGGTGTTGCTCGTCGCCGGCGGGCTCCGTGCCCTCTACCGACCGTTCCGTAAGCACGGCGGCTTCGCAGCGGCGGTGTACTGGGCGCTCGGCGGCGATACCCCCAGCCGCACCGGAGCGTACCTCGCCACGGTTTGCATGGGTGTAACGGCCGCGCTCGGGGTCACCGGTCTGGTCCTGTTTCTGAACGATCACTCCACCGGCGCGGAGCGTGCGGCGCGGTGGGGCGAGCGGATCGACTGGATTCGCACCGGCCCGCTCGACTCGGCCGCTCCGCCCGTGTGGGAGAAGCGGCGAGACGCGGACCCGTCGCGGATCACCCCGCCGACCGCACTCGCCCTCGAACTCGGGTACAAGATCGACCACCTCACGGCCGTCGTGTTCGCGATGGTCACCGTGATCGGCACGCTGATCTTCGTGTTCTCGCTCGGGTACATGCGCGAGGAAACCCAGGAGACGGTGGAAGACCACGCCGTCGAAATCCAAGACCCCTCCCCAACCCCTCCCCCCTTGCTCCCCGGCCCTGTCAGCGGAGCTTCTCGCGGGCCGGAGCGGGGAGAGGGGCTTCAGACAGGCGACCCTTCTCATTCTCCCCCTTCCCTCTTAGGGAAGGGGGCTGGGGGGTTAGGTTCTTCCCACCTGCACCGGCGCGGCCGGTTCGGTCGGTTCTTCCTGTACCTGTCGCTGTTCTGCTTCTCGATGCTCAACCTGGTGATCGCGGACAACCTGTTCCAGGTGTTCGTGAGCTGGGAACTCGTCGGCGTGTGTTCGTTCTTCCTGATCGGGTTCTATTACGAGCGCCCATCGGCGAGCCGGGCCGCGAACAAAGCGTTCATCGTGAACCGCGTGGGCGACGCGGGCTTCCTCGTCGGCATACTGATCGCGTGGACGTACCTCGGCACGCTGAA from the Frigoriglobus tundricola genome contains:
- the nuoK gene encoding NADH-quinone oxidoreductase subunit NuoK produces the protein MSDVGLTPFLVLSAFLFACGVTCVAVKRNAIGILMGVELILNAGNVNLVAFSRFNTGFRLEGQVFALMVVVLAAAEAAVALAIILNFYNNHATVDVDEADDLKG
- a CDS encoding serine/threonine-protein kinase; this encodes MVVPGYQILGELGRGGMGVVYKARHLRLNRIVALKMVLGARHADPRELARFVAEAQAVAEIKHPNVIQVFDSGEVDGHPFMAMECLEGGSLSQYLRAAGRLAPRAAAELLIKIAGGVQAAHDRGIVHRDLKPHNVLLDAPRDSSGTWGEPKVTDFGLAKRGGAELTQTGAVMGTPAYMAPEQARGDTKNIGPAADVYALGVVLYECLCGSVPFRGSDAWSVIRQVVSDEPEPVTRRIRDVPRELDLICRKCLVKEPAERYASAAALADDLRRFLNGEAIRGPRTGTWYAGQKLARRWWRPAGVVCALMALVVTAWLIPSPLDWLRGHKMPPEQVDPLTAETRDDIANQVTALRWVRPSLDREVPHAVTRVPELPRIDRSAFRVDQDVQIVDLRAWRPNTQPAAQPGSPAVFLVRREMAKIAPVDELRIETRSTDREVVPRALCPNPDKARVLAHDTAAAKVRHLVFDVRDVPVDQEFTLRFQSTLWNAFPRAEDQRLDMVGIDGATKSSILILFPNERPLGEYQLRHAPPAHDFGPYTGPLIAFPAEDKSWLYWEVPNPQANHVYRIHWTW
- a CDS encoding heme-binding protein, which produces MHTAEIRSAFRRAFLGFEKLETREVFSAATLAAGTLTVTGTQADDRIRVYTDGTTIYVLDGTLQIGAFASTAVTQIVVNAAGAYNTVIIDPNVTQPAAITGDNGTNKFVAGGGATTMTGGTGRNYLFGGAAGNSFNGGGGRSEFFNVYSTDMVFPGPDDLTLQALPPGFVAVVPEATLTSSEVNTLLQRAAAASAANNAIIVVTDRNGRILGVRVESGVDPAITSNVNNLVFAVDGAYSLALTGAYFANDQAPLTSRTVQYISQSTITQREVDSNPDVTDTNSTLYGPGLVAPVGIGGHFPPNIANTPQVDLAQIELTNRDRSISANGTLLPGRFNIDQTYVPAGQATLYAPDSYGYQSGLLPNAQSRGIATLPGGIPIYKNGQVVGGIGVFFPGKTGYASEENSSLSATYDPTKPDLSLEAEWMAFAAVGGTTSAIGSVPINPVGTIGGIALPAGFGDPAGRIDLVGIQLDVFGPGGSVKGGQTLLAEGNAVGRGDPNNGTNLQVASDGTTLRDGQPTPSGWLVTPHDGVGITAAQVDDVITQGLNQANITRAAIRLPAGSPAKYVFAVTDLAGNVVGLYREPDATMFSIDVAVAKARNVAYYDNPTELQASDQLPGVAAGTAFTARTFRFLAEPFYPEGINGAPPGYFSILNDNASGTNQSNGLTIGPAAPASAYQSAVGYAAFNPQTNFHDPYNPLNQNGVVFFPGSAALYGGTNHRTLLGGFGVSGDGVDQDDVATIAGESGYDAPLDLRADSVVFRGVRLPYQKTDRNPEG
- a CDS encoding NADH-quinone oxidoreductase subunit J, with the translated sequence MSLPVVLFALVATATAVSAVGVVASRDVVRMALWLLFTLVGVSLVYFLLGAEFAGAAQLLVYVGGTLVLVVFGVMLTAHGPLRALHTRRAEWVVAGALGLALFALLTMVSLQLGTPQPDPDTERPGTGQLGLSFLGVVETSPSGRLSGVPADKALYRTRSAYLLPFEIVSVHLLVVLVGAAYLARAKRRVNP